In Porites lutea chromosome 1, jaPorLute2.1, whole genome shotgun sequence, a single genomic region encodes these proteins:
- the LOC140927700 gene encoding uncharacterized protein yields MEECIKTVLLKAFKDHWFNKEYNLNTEKADPTIGTGMECSETWNGMLWVFDGVQNWLDHRRSQNRTFSRPFHGYCSTITPGQFCGEDKWKQTVLRKIFDGHHPPATLITGLNANYSILNNLLRRRVLNGHQWEKLFPPGGVAPDSKTFDITLLFLLLTNICGLTPPHSGWHSKPPPSETSHEANLARVKFYRNTLYGHVTTIGVDTPTFSALLTEISGVLVSLGLDQAEVDRLKAEKGGEQDYIDVLIDWADSEEDIKSQLKNIHQSQSQTHQAVKDIQQVQVKTQKTVEDIHQTQAKTQKRVEDMYQIHTQTHQSVKEVNQSVGEVATGLEEIKEAVYSLKEGNDKDSVDEVLRNLTKSEFRGDVEYYVQRFQEGTREWVFDGVQNWLDDRRSQNRVMVISGNAGMGKSVISAVISKRMQEAGRLSGSHFCQYNNVRYCKPQLMIQSLACHLSHTLPEYKRALVGQLSRNLGTDLNSMGVEELFALIFKEPLCAVGDPGKNMLMVIDGLDESEYKGRNELLDVIANQFCKLPNWIRFLLTTRPVLNITEKLKHLKPLELKYNDGKNIKDVKVFFQKKLEHVVKLENLDDYVKRLVLKSEGLMLYAHFLVLFITENPSIFHEGDLDDSLPLGISSFYHSYFKRLECELCEDLHMNEEHFLNLLAAVAASREPLPGGFVSKMLVPGTDQPLVRRKVMRSLSSVSALLPILDDCLHVIHKSVKDWLTDVSCYGEHEFIVDENEGHRILAALCSDELENLKRKGVHNMQFNATESYALCHGAYHMLHKGVKTEQHNLDELTKACILDLEIVYAKTCVNSTIAAEDLVWLKKQGIFTLLSKDNQSFLETMLFLLRKNLRLLTDTPRMFLQIILNQGGKVFSVDASNLLQKKCPEIPYMEVVHKEMQQAGVVARFKCSSTVICLDVSPQLDYMVCECTNGMIQLWSLHTGRLVWTRPVVVEKNFRAVGSLGYTRNWPSFDGFSLFRSVVFHPTRDFVLPGIVSQAYSTMNGDLKPLFPGSNCKFSVCSISGDKTKILTNCFESSKCLVLWSLENGSEVDRIFADEDILSFAWSGDARLLAISHSRGVISLYDVMGNFRKLTQMATPEVYGMVKFSADHRFILCWGAIVVIQPRFFCLKVVRETKNTFSLTDVSYDYENFESFNDCGFLFGDLIAKERYPFLMAFGLDKQRLLRCKLDEIEMVDTKYVNRIDQDVSPSATEIALSMDGHIKNMHPR; encoded by the exons ATGGAAGAATGCATCAAAACAGTTTTATTGAAAGCATTCAAGGATCACTGGTTTAACAAGGAGTACAATCTCAACACAGAGAAAGCAGATCCG ACGATTGGGACTGGAATGGAATGTTCTGAGACCTGGAATGGAATGTTGTGGGTCTTTGACGGGGTTCAGAACTGGCTGGATCACAGACGCTCTCAAAACC GGACATTCAGTCGACCTTTTCATGGCTACTGCAGCACCATCACCCCTGGCCAGTTCTGTGGAGAAGACAAATGGAAACAAACAGTTCTCAGAAAGATTTTTGATGGGCATCATCCTCCTGCAACCTTGATTACTGGTTTAAATGCTAATTATTCCATTCTAAACAATCTCTTACGTCGTCGAGTCCTTAATGGCCATCAGTGggaaaaacttttcccacctgGTGGAGTCGCACCAGATTCCAAAACCTTTGACATCACTCTTCTGTTTCTTCTTCTGACCAACATTTGTGGACTAACCCCTCCCCATTCAGGATGGCACTCTAAACCACCCCCAAGTGAAACGTCTCATGAGGCTAACCTTGCACGGGTTAAGTTTTATCGCAATACCTTGTATGGTCATGTGACAACCATTGGTGTGGATACACCAACTTTCTCTGCTCTGTTGACTGAAATTAGTGGTGTTCTTGTGAGTCTTGGCCTTGATCAGGCTGAAGTAGATAGGCTGAAGGCAGAGAAAGGTGGAGAGCAAGATTATATTGACGTGTTGATTGACTGGGCTGATAGTGAAGAGGATATTAAGTCACAGTTGAAGAACATACATCAGTCTCAAAGCCAAACGCATCAAGCAGTCAAAGATATACAACAGGTACAAGTGAAAACTCAGAAGACAGTGGAAGACATACATCAGACCCAGGCCAAGACACAAAAGAGAGTAGAAGACATGTATCAGATACATACCCAAACTCACCAAAGCGTCAAAGAAGTGAATCAGAGTGTGGGAGAAGTTGCAACAGGTCTTGAGGAAATAAAGGAAGCAGTTTATAGTTTAAAAGAAGGAAACGACAAAGATAGCGTAGATGAGGTACTTCGAAATCTCACCAAATCTGAATTCAGAGGAGACGTTGAGTATTATGTGCAGAGATTTCAAGAAGGCACCCGTGAGTGGGTTTTTGACGGGGTTCAGAACTGGCTGGATGACAGACGCTCTCAAAACCGCGTGATGGTGATCAGTGGAAATGCGGGGATGGGAAAATCTGTCATCTCAGCTGTGATTTCAAAGAGAATGCAGGAGGCTGGCAGGCTGTCAGGAAGTCACTTTTGTCAGTATAACAATGTACGCTACTGTAAGCCTCAGTTGATGATTCAGTCGCTTGCCTGTCACTTGTCCCATACCCTGCCAGAGTACAAGCGAGCTCTTGTGGGACAGCTATCAAGAAATCTGGGCACAGATCTCAACAGCATGGGTGTGGAGGAGTTGTTTGCGTTGATTTTCAAGGAACCTCTTTGTGCTGTAGGTGACCCAGGAAAAAACATGCTCATGGTGATAGATGGTTTGGATGAAAGCGAATACAAAGGAAGAAATGAGCTTCTTGATGTGATTGCAAATCAGTTTTGCAAGCTTCCTAATTGGATACGTTTTCTTCTCACGACGCGTCCAGTCTTAAATATTACAGAGAAATTGAAGCATTTGAAGCCATTAGAACTGAAGTATAATGATGGAAAGAATATTAAAGAcgtcaaagttttctttcaaaaaaagctGGAACACGTGGTCAAGCTAGAAAATTTAGACGACTATGTAAAAAGACTAGTTTTGAAGTCTGAAGGACTGATGCTATATGCCCATTTCCTCGTGTTGTTCATAACTGAAAATCCATCAATTTTCCACGAGGGAGACCTTGATGACAGTTTACCATTAGGAATTTCCTCATTTTATCATTCCTATTTCAAACGTTTGGAATGTGAACTTTGTGAGGATTTACACATGAACGAAGAACATTTCCTGAACCTGCTAGCTGCTGTTGCCGCTTCAAGGGAGCCTCTGCCAGGTGGTTTTGTTTCTAAAATGTTAGTACCAGGTACCGATCAACCACTTGTAAGGCGTAAAGTAATGAGATCCTTGAGCAGTGTGTCTGCACTTCTTCCCATCCTGGATGATTGTCTTCATGTCATTCACAAGTCAGTTAAAGACTGGTTAACAGACGTTTCATGTTACGGGGAGCATGAATTCATCGTGGATGAAAATGAGGGACACCGTATACTAGCAGCCTTGTGTTCTGACGAGCTTGAAAATCTGAAACGGAAAGGTGTACACAACATGCAATTTAACGCCACTGAGAGTTACGCGCTGTGTCATGGTGCATATCACATGCTACACAAAGGCGTCAAGACAGAGCAACATAACCTGGACGAACTGACAAAGGCTTGCATTTTAGATTTAGAAATCGTGTATGCTAAGACCTGCGTTAACAGCACAATAGCGGCTGAAGATCTTGTGTGGCTTAAAAAGCAGGGAATTTTTACGTTGTTATCAAAAGATAACCAAAGTTTTCTGGAAACCATGTTGTTTCTGTTGAGAAAGAACCTTCGTTTACTTACAGATACCCCTCGCATGTTTCTTCAAATCATACTTAACCAAGGAGGAAAAGTGTTCAGTGTTGACGCGTCGAATCTTCTGCAAAAAAAGTGTCCTGAAATACCATATATGGAGGTTGTTCACAAGGAGATGCAACAAGCAGGTGTTGTAGCCCGATTTAAATGTTCATCTACCGTGATCTGTTTGGACGTCTCTCCACAGCTGGATTATATGGTGTGTGAATGTACCAACGGAATGATCCAGCTATGGTCGCTCCATACTGGGAGGCTTGTGTGGACACGTCCGGTCGTAGTAGAAAAAAACTTTAGGGCGGTCGGGTCCCTTGGATACACTAGAAACTGGCCTTCTTTTGATGGCTTTTCATTATTTCGTTCTGTTGTTTTCCACCCTACTAGGGATTTTGTTTTACCTGGGATTGTAAGTCAGGCCTATAGTACTATGAACGGAGACTTGAAACCCCTTTTTCCCGGAAGTAACTGTAAATTCTCAGTTTGCTCTATTTCCGGGGACAAAACCAAGATTTTAACTAATTGTTTTGAGAGTTCTAAATGCCTTGTCTTGTGGAGTTTAGAAAATGGCTCAGAGGTTGATCGAATCTTTGCAGAtgaagacattttgtcttttgcATGGTCTGGCGATGCAAGGCTTCTTGCAATTTCACATTCTCGGGGAGTGATTAGTTTGTATGATGTGATGGGTAATTTCAGAAAACTAACACAAATGGCTACCCCAGAAGTATACGGCATGGTAAAGTTTTCAGCTGATCATCGATTCATTTTATGTTGGGGTGCAATAGTCGTAATTCAACCCCGCTTTTTTTGCCTGAAGGTTgtaagggaaacaaaaaacacattttctttaaCTGATGTGTCTTATGATTACGAGAATTTTGAATCTTTTAATGATTGTGGGTTTTTATTTGGCGATCTTATTGCCAAGGAAAGGTATCCATTTCTGATGGCATTTGGTCTTGACAAGCAACGACTGTTACGATGCAAACTGGATGAAATAGAAATGGTGGATACCAAATACGTAAACAGAATTGATCAAGATGTATCTCCTAGTGCTACCGAGATAGCACTCAGTATGGATGGTCATATTAAAAACATGCACCCTCGATAG